CCCTGCGAAACGCAGGATCGCGTCGCCGGGCTCGGCATCGAAAAGCCGGCAGAGATACCAGGCATCCCGCGTGTTCAGCGGCTCGGGATTTTCCCGGTCGAAGAGCCCGGCTTTTTCGAGCGCGGCGGCGACGGTGCCTGGAACGGGTGCTGGAATGAACTGTGCCGACAACGGGATGTCGTGCGGCACGGCGCAGGCGCCCGGCTCCGTCAGGATCAGGTTCCAGCCTTCGGAAAGTAGACTTTCCGCGGCACCGATGCTCGCCAAACGCCCCCGCATGGTCAGATCTCCGGCCTCAGATTCGCCCCGCAAGCGACGCCATCATGGAATCCCATGCATCGGCGGCCGGATCAAGTGCTGCCTGCAACGGCTCGAACTTCTTGCGGGTGACGGCGCGGGCAAGCTGGAACTGCACCGATTTCGCCACCTCCGAAATGCGCCCGGCATGCTCGGCGGCAGCCGCGAATTCACCAGGGGAAAGCCAGGTGAGGTAATCGGCCGCCAGCTCGAAATTGGCGCCCACCTGGCGAAGCGTGTTGAAGGCGTATTTGTGGAAGAAGCCGAACGGCCGTTCCGCCACCGCTTCGACCTGTTGCGGAAAGACGCTTGCAAAGGCGTGGATCGGGTTTTCGCGGGGACACCGGGCAAAATGAAAACCGGCAAGCCGCCGCGCGGTCGCGCGCAGATGCGCTTCGTCTGCCGGTTTTTCCGGGAATCGTGCAAATTCCGTATAGGGCAGGAACGGCGGGTCGTTTTCCGTCAGATGCCGCTGGAACAGCCCGTCGAAATCCTCGCCTTCGAGACGAAAATAGCCGGCATTGTGGAAATAATCGACGCGCTTGGCCGCGACGTCCAGACGGTTGATCGCAACCGTCGTCTTGCCGTGCTCCTGCCGGTAGGCGGTGCCGCGCGTATCCGGCATGTAGAAGGAATCCATTTCGATCAGGCAAAGGCGGCCCCGCGCGATCTGAACCTCGACATGGCGTTCGACACGGTCGTAGATGGCAAGCTCGGTCGCACGAATGCCGTAGAGCGCCTCGAGATCCTCTAGCGGCACTTTGAAGAAAGTGAACTGGTCGCCCTCGAAATCCTGCGTCAGGGTAAAACCCAGCATCGCCTCCGGCGCAACGCCTGATGTCGCCAGAACCTCGATCCAGAGATCGACATAACAATTGGTTTCCGGCCAGGCGCGCTCGCCGGAATGCAGCGCATGCGCCCGGTAGGTTTCGGGGTCGATTCCCGAAAATACCCCCGAAAATACCGACGTCATCGATTTGCTCAGCCCCACAGCGCTTTCCGTACGCTGGCCGGCCATTGCTTCACATCGAGTCCGTGATGATGGAAGAGGGCAAGGGCGATGCGCTCCAGTCCGAAGCCGACGCAAGCGGTGTGCGCGACACTGCCGTCTTCGAGATTGAGACCCCATTTCGTGCCGAAGGCATCCTGATGGTAGTTGAAGCTCATGCAGGCGGTCGGGTTGGCAGCCGAGGTGATCGGGATCAGCAGCTCGAACTTCAGGTTCTGGTCGCGCTGATTATTGGCGAGCATCTTGCCGGCGCGGCCGAAGAACGGATCATTGGCGACGTCGATCGTCACCTCGAGGCCGACGGCCTTCATCATCTCGACGCCGCGATCCATCCAGCGCTGGCGGAAATCGGTGACGTGCAGCTCGGTGCCCATGCAGACATATTCACGCATGCGGAACAATTGCTGGCGGGCAGGGTCTTTCGACGGCTCATGGCGGAAGCAATAGGATTGCAGGTCGAAGAGGCCGCCCGTCGCCGGCAGGTTGCCGCGCTTGGCGATCGTCGGATAGAGCGGATAGCAGGCAGCCGGCGTCAGCACGATGTCGGTCGCCTCCTGTCCCTTGGTCCAGTCTTCGCCGACTTCCATGCATTGCAGCAGGCTGACATGATCGAGCTCGCTGCCGCAGAAGCTGTGCACCGTGCCGGCGAGCTGCGGAAAGCTCTTCATGTAGCCGCTCTTTTCGAAGAAGGCGCGGTTCATGCCGGGCGGAAAGCGCATGGCTTCGGCACCATCGGCGCCGCCGAACGTATCGATCAGGCGCTCGAAGGCAGCGATCACGTCTTCGAACTGGCCGCTGCGGCCGTAGAGCCCGTCGATGCCGGTATCGATCAGCAGACCGGATTCGAAAAGCCGGTCCAAAAACGAGGTCTGCATATCCATGACTGTCACCCCAGTAGGCTAGTGTCCTGCTTATGGACAAGAAGCATGCTCGACGTGTTGCCGAGGATGCGGTCATTCGAAATCATGAGCTGTGCGGAATGCGCGTCGCGCAGATGGCGTCCGAGGCTGAAGGGCGTGCCGTTCTTGTAGCCCATGATGCCGCAGATCAGCATGGCATGGTTGACGATCTCCAGGATCGTCTCGGACGAAGCGATCTTGACGTTGTTCATCGCCACCGCAAATCCCATCGAAGACAGCCTGTCGGCATCGGCCTTGGCATCCTCATAGGCCTTGAGGCCGGCGACCACGTTGGATTTCACCATCTGCAGCAGGTTCGAAACCTCGGCGAGGCGCAGCGCTCCCGGCGGCTGGGCATCCGGCGCCTTGCGGGCTGCGGCACGCACGAAAGCCTGGGCGCGCACAACGGCGTCGACGGCGATGCCGTACCAGACGCCGCTCCACAAGAGGTGCGAGGAAGCAAGCATGGATTGCGCCGCGATCTCCGCGAAAGGCTTCGGCAGGATCTGGCAAGCTGGCGCTTCGCCCTTGAACAGGAAGCCGTCGGAGCAGGTGCCGCGCATGCCGAGCGTATTCCAGACATGCGTTTTATCGAGCGTGTACTGGTCCTTGAGGAAGGCCGTCAGCACCTGATCGGAGGAAGCCGCCTGCGCGTGGGCACGCGAGGTGATAAGGATGGCGTCGGCGTGCGAGCCATAGGAAATGACAGTCGCATCCTTTTCGAGGCGGCACGTGTCGCCATCGACCTCGACCGCGCAGATGCTGTTGCGCAGGTTTCCGCCGATACCGCCTTCGGTGGTGGCGGATGCGATCAGCAGCTGCTCGGCGGCGATGCGGCGCATGAAGCTGCGATGCCATTCGCTGTCGGCGCCGTGTTCAACGAGGCTCGACAGCTTGATATGGTGCATGGCGAAGACCATGGCGCTCGCGGCGCAGGCCTGGCCGAGCATCGAGCACAATTCGGCGATCTCGGTGATCGAGGCGGATTCGCCGCCGAGATGGCGCGGCACCTGGATGCCGAGCAGCCCTTCGGCCTTCATCGCATCGACGGCTTCCCGGGGGAAGCGGGCCTCGGCATCAACGGTATCCGCGTGTTTCGCCGCAATTTCGGCGACGCGGGCCACCCTTGTGACAAGACCGTCCTGCATGATCTTGACAGGGAAATTCATCAGGCGACCTTCCGGCCGTCCCGGATGAGATCGACGGTCCTGGCGATCGCCGAGATGCTCGCGAAGGATTTGCGGTTCAGGAGATTGTCGGGAAATTCGATGTCGAAGGCCTCTTCGAGGCCAAGCATCAACTGCACAGAAGCAAAGGACGTCAAACCTGCCGCATAAAGATCGGCGTCGTCGGCGACCTGGTCGATCGACCCAGGAAGCTTGCCGAATTTGGCTACGAGGTCGCGGATTGCCTTATTCATCCCATCACTCCAAGATTCTCATGATCCCGATCCGGCGTTCATCGCCTTGTCATGAGCGTTCTTTTAGTGCGGAAAACAGAACATTCCGCTAATTTATTGAGTTAAATATGGCTGAGGCTCATAGTTAGGACTTTAGCGATCATTCCCGCACCGTCGTAAACAACCAGGTTAAATCAATGACTTAAGGTAATTTCGATACTGCGACACACTCTGGTTTCTGGCGTGGAGAGTACAGAAATGACACGCAAACGCCGCGTTTTGTCTCAATCGGCCGGCGGATAGGAATGCTCGCCGCCGCGATAATCGGTGACGGAATAACATCCGTCGCCTGTCGCCCGCATCGCGCTTCCGCTGATGACGGCCTTGCCGTGACCGCCTGGGATATCGAGGATGTAGGCCGGCTGGCAGAGACCGGAAATCCGGCCGCGCAGCGCCGCGACGATCTCCTGCCCTTCCTCGATCGTCACCCTGAAATGACTGGTGCCGGGCGCCAGATCCGGATGATGGAGGTAATAGGGTTTGACGCGGATTTCGACGAAGGCCTTCATCAGCTTCGCCAGCACGTCGGCATCGTCATTGACACCCTTGAGCAGCACCGACTGGCTGACCATGGCGATGCCGGCATCGACGAGGCGGCCGCAGGCGGCCCGCGCTTCCGGCGTCAGTTCGCGCGGATGGTTGGCGTGCAGCGCCACATACACCGTCTTGCCGCTCGCCTTCAGCGCGGCGATCAGCGCCGCATCGATCTTCTCGGGATCGACGACCGGAACACGCGTGTGGAACCTGATGATCTTCACATGCGCGATACCGGCAAGCGCCTCCATGATCTCGCCGAGACGGCGCGGCGAAAGCACCAACGGATCGCCGCCGGTGAGGATGACCTCCCAGATCTCCTCGTGCCTGCGGATATAATCGAAAGCGGCCTGCATCGCCGCCGCATCGAGCGTGCCGAGGCCCTGCGGCCCTACCATTTCGCGCCGGAAGCAGAAGCGGCAATAGACCGGGCAGACGTGCACGGCCTTGAGCAAGACACGATCGGGATAGCGGTGAACGATACCTTCGACGCGGCTGTGGGCATGATCGCCGATCGGATCGGCGCGTTCTTCCGGGGCGATCGTGAGTTCGGCCGCATCGGGCACGAATTGCCGAGCGATCGGATCATCGGGATCGGCTCGATCAATGAGCTTACTGATCGCAGGCGTCAGCGCAACCGCGTAACGCGCCGCCACCTCCTCGAGCGCTACGCGATCGGCAGGCGCGACCAGCCCCGCCTTCACAAGATCGTCGACGCTCTTGATCGGTTTGACGACATTCATCTTCCAACCTCCGCCACCGGCGCCCAGAGCACCTGGTCGATGCGCGATGCTCCCGTCGCGAGCATCACCAGCCGGTCGAAGCCGAGCGCGATACCGCTTGCCTCAGGCATCAGCGACAGCGCGGCGAGAAAATCCTCGTCGATCGGATAGGTCTCGCCATAGACCCGCGCCTTCTCGGCCATTTCGATCTCGAACCGTCGCCGCTGTTCGGCAGCGTCGGTGAGTTCGCCGAAGCCGTTGGCAAGCTCGACGCCGCAGGCATAGAGCTCGAAACGTTCGGCAACTCTGGGGTCGCGCGCCGAGGGACGGGCAAGGGCTGCCTCCGAGATCGGATATTCGTCGAGGATGGTGATGCGGCCGAAACCGAGACGCGGCTCGATCTTTTCGACCAGCACCCGGCTGAAGAGATCGGCCCAGCCGTCGTCTTCGGCAACTCGCACACCGACGCGCCTGAGTTCGGCCGCTAGATGGTCGCGGTCGGTCGAACCGTCGGCGGCGACCGAGGCGAGAAGATCGACGCCGGCATGACGCTCGAACGCTTCGGCAATGCTGATCCGCTCCGGCCCGGCGAAGGGATCGCTCTCGCCGCCGCGATAGGCGAGCTTCCCGGTCTTCACCGTCTCAGTCGCCAGCGCCAGGATCCGCACGCAATCCATCATCAGGCTCTCGTAGCCTTCGCCGGCCCGATACCATTCGAGCATGGTGAACTCGGGATGGTGCAGCGGCCCGCGCTCACGGTTGCGATAGACATGCGCAAAACACGAGATGCGCTCCTCGCCCGCCGCCAGCAGCTTCTTGCAGGCAAATTCCGGCGAGGTGTGCAGGTAGAACGGCGCCTTTTGCCCATCCGTCGTCAGTGCTTCCGTCGCGAAGGCATGCAGATGCGCCTCGTTGCCGGGGGAGACCTGCAGCACCGCCGTATCCACCTCGATGAAATCCTCGCGCGCGAAAAACCCGCGCAACGCCGCCTGGATCGCATTGCGTCCGATCAGGAACCGACGGCGGTCGGCATGCACGGACGGGGTCCACCAGGGGGACGCTTTCGCCGAAGAGTTCATTCCAAGCTTTCTTCGCCGGAGAGGCCGGTATGGGGGGTGGCTATTTCCCGGATTTTAGGTTAGTTGCGCCCCAAAGAAAAACATTTGCGTCTTCGGAGCGTCTCGACAGTCATCTACGACGCCGAAAGCCGAGTTACAAGGAAGTCTTATGGTCAAGGTCATCGCCTCTTCGGTCCGCAAGGGCAACGTTCTCGATGTCGACGGCAAGCTCTATGTCGTTCTCACCGCCCAGAACTTTCATCCGGGCAAGGGCACGCCGGTCACCCAGGTCGACATGCGCCGCATCGTCGACGGCGTGAAGGTTTCCGAGCGCTGGCGCACCACCGAACAGGTCGAGCGCGCCTTCGTCGAGGACGTGAACCATCAATTCCTCTACGAGGACGGCGAAGGCTTTCACTTCATGAACCCTCAAAACTACGATCAGGTCGTCGTCGATGTCGACACGATGGGGGACGACAAGGCTTATCTGCAGGAAGGCATGACCTGCGTTCTATCAATGCATGAAGGCATTGCGCTTGCGATCCAGATGCCGCGCCACGTCACGCTCGAAATCATGGAGACGGAACCGGTCGTCAAGGGCCAGACGGCTTCGTCTTCCTACAAGCCGGCCATACTGTCGAACGGCGTGCGCGCCATGGTGCCGCCGCACATCAATGCCGGCACCCGCGTCGTCATCGCGACGGAAGACAATTCCTACGTCGAACGCGCCAAGGACTGATCCTGGTTCAGCCTACCGAAGAGGCCGGCTCACGCCGGCTTTTTTGTATCCGCCGTCTCGATTAATAATCGGAGCATGATGTCGTCCGAAAACCGCTCACACTTTTCGGCATCATGCTCTATCTTTTTGTTTTCACGCAATTCCGGACGCAAAACCGCTACGCACTTTTGCTGGAATTGCTCTAGAGATGCGGGTTGCGCGGCCGGTATTTCTTGACGAGTTTCTGGTTGATCTCAGCGGCACCCGGCATGTTGGCGCTGAGATAAATTGGCGCATCGCCGGATTTCGAAAGCTCGGAGGCGACCTCGGCGAAGATGGCATTGATGACCGTCACCCCGACCGCCGTCGAGACCGGCCCAACCCGAAGCCCCGTGCCTTCGAGATCGAGAACGGCGTCACCCGGTGGCAGCCCGTTGTCGAGCACCACATCGGCCACGTCGGCAAGCCGCCGGCGGCCATTGGCAATCGCTGAGGAATAGGCAATCGACGTGATGGCAATCACCTTTGCGCCGATTTCGCGCGCATAGTCGGCGGCCTCGATCGGCGCGGCGTTCACGCCCGAATTGGAGGCGATGATGATGACATCGCCCGGCTGCATGCCGTAACGCTCCAGCATCGGCCGCACCAGGCCCTGCGTGCGCTCATAGACCGAACTGATGACCGCACCCTCGTGCAGCATGGCCGAGCCGACGAGCACCGGCACGGTGAAGGCGAGCCCGCCGGCACGATAATGCACCTCTTCCGCCAGCATATGCGAATGGCCGGTGCCGAAGACATAGACGCGCTTGTCGCCGCGGGCGGCATCGAGGATGACGGCTGCTGCCTGCGCCATCGGCTCGGCAAGCGTCTGCTTCAGTTCTTCCAGCCGACCGATGAGGTTGGAGAAATAGGCATCGGTGATATCAGTCATCCGGCTTATCCTTGATTTCAGGTCGCTTCGCCGCTGAGCCAGGTGGCGGTGACGGCAAGCGCATCGGTGAGATGCACGAGATCGGCACGCGCGCCCGGCGAGAGATGGCCGCGATCGCCAAGCCTGAGGAACCGCGCGGGATAAAGGGTCGCCATGCGCAAGGCCTCGGCGAGCGTCAGGTCGAGATAGGTGACGCCGTAACGGATCGTCGAGATCATGTCGACATCGGAACCGGCCAGCGTGCCGTCGGACAGCACCAGCTTGGAGCAGAAGCCGCCCCTTTCGCGCCGGACGATGCGCCCGTTCAGCGTGAACGAGTCCTTTTCCGACCCGACGAGCGACATCGCGTCTGTGACGAAGAACAGTTTGCCTTCGCCGCGTTTGGCGCGCAGCGCCGTGCGCAGGGCCTTCGGATCGACATGATGGCCGTCGGCGATAATACCGCACCAGGTCGAAGGATGATCGATCGCCGCGCCGACGAGACCGGGCGCCCGGTGTCCCAACTGGCTCATGGCATTGAAGAGATGCGTGACGCCCCGCGCGCCGGCATCGAAACGTTCTTCCGCCGCCTCGCTCGAACAATCGGAATGGCCGATGCTGACGGTGACGCCGGCTTCCGCAAGCTCGCGCACCTGGGCAACCGTCACCTGCTCGGCGGCCATGGTGACGAGCAGCGTGCCGATCGCCTCGCGGGCCCGGATTAAGGCCTTGACATCGCGGTCCTCCACCGGCCGCATCAGTTCGGCGAGATGCGCGCCCTTGCGCGCAGGCGCCAGATGCGGGCCTTCGAGATGCAGGCCGGCAACGCCGCGGTTCATTTTCACTGCCTGCTTGGCCGCCTCGATGGCGGCAATGGAGGCCTCTGATGAATCGGTGATCAGCGTCGGCAGCAACGACGTCGTGCCATAGGGTCGGTGCCCGCCGGCGATAATGTCCATCGAGGCAACGGAAGGCTCGTCGTTCAGCATCCACCCGGCGCCGCCATTGACCTGCGCATCGATGAAGCCGGCCGACAGAACACCGCCGGCAAGCGTCACCAGCTCGCCGTCCGGCAGATCATTTCTTGCCATGATCGCTTCGACGCGGCCGCCGGCAACGATGAGGGCTTTGTCGTCATGGAAGCGCTCACCGTCGAAGATGCGGGCGCCGAGGAAGATCTTGCGTCCCATCAGACCGTCTCCGTCACCTTGAGCAGGTTTGCCGGCTTGTCGGGATCGAAGCCCTTGCGGCGCGTCACCGACTCGATCAGCCGGTAATAGACAAGCAGCGATACCAGCGGATCGACGAGGCCGTTGCCCGTCGTCGGCACGCGCAGATGGACGCCGGAAAGCGGCTGCGTCGAGAAACCGACGGTGGTGGCGCCGAGTTTCTGCAGGCGTTCCAGCGCCTGCACATTGTTGGCGAAGGCCGCATCGTCGGGCGCAAAGGCGACGATCGGGAAGCCCGGCTGCACCAGGCGCATCGGACCATGCATCAATTCCGCCAGCGAGAAAGCCTCGGCATGCAGGCCGGAGGTCTCCTTGGCCTTCAACGCCGCTTCGAGCGCGATCGCGAAAGCCGGGCCGCGGCCGGCCGTATAAAGCGAGGTCGCGTTGAAGAGCACGTCCTCGGCTGCCGCCGTATCGATCCCGGCGGTCGCCGACAACGCCTCCGGCAGCTTGCCGAGCGCGGCCTGCAGGTCGGGCGCACCGCCGATCGCAGCCGTCACCCCGGAAAGGGCTGCGACCGAGGCGATGAAGGATTTTGTCGCCGCGACACTCTTTTCAGCACCGGCATTGAGACCGAGAACAATATCGGCCTGCTTCGCAAGCGGGCTGTCGGTGACGTTGACGACGGCGATCGTCGTTGCTCCGCCCTTCTTCGCCGCATCCTGCAGCGCGACGATGTCGGGGCTGGCACCCGACTGCGAGACGGTGAAATGGACACCGCCCTTCAGATGCAGCGCCGCACCGTAGACGGAAGCGATCGACGGGCCGACCGAGGCGACCGGAACGCCGCAGGTGATCTCGAAGAGATATTTGAAGAAGGTGGCGGCGTGGTCCGAGGAGCCGCGCGCCGCCGTCGTCACCACGCTCGGGCGAGCGGACGAAAACAGCCGGGCGATCTCGGCAAAGACCGGTTTTTCCTTTTCGAGCAGCGTGGCGACCACCTCTGGCGATTGGCCGGCTTCCTGCAGCATCAGTGACTGGTTGTCATTCATAGGTCATCTCCGATTCTCAATTCGGCAACGAAATCATAGGCATCGCCGCGATAATGCGAGCGGGTGTATTCGACGACGCGCTGGTCTTCCAAGCGCGACACACGTTCGATCAGAAGCGCCGGCGCGCCTGATTTGACGTTCAGGATCGCGGCGGAGGAGGGGTCGAGCGTGACCGCGGTCAGCCGCTGCAGCGCGCGCACGGGCCTGTGGCCGCTGGCCGTCAACGCATCGTAGAGCGATCCCTCACCGCCGGCATCGTGTCCCAGGAACTTGATCGGCACCACGGCGCGTTCGATCGCCAGCGGCAGGCCGTCGGCAAGGCGCAAGCGGTCGAGCCTCAGCACCGGCTCGTCGCCGCCGAGGCCGAGCAGGAAGGATTCCTCCGGCGACGGCGTGTTGACCGCCCGCGACAATATCCGTGCGGCCGGCAGACGCCCGCGCGAGCGCATGTCGGCGGAGAAGGAGGAAAGCCGCCACAGCGACTGTTCCATGCGCTCCACCCTGCTCGATACGAAAGTACCGCTTCCGTGGCGCGATTCCAGTGCGCCGGATGCCATCAGATCGCGATAGGCGGTGCGCACGGTGACACGGCCGAGCTTCAGAGCCTCGGCAAGGTCTCGTTCACCCGGCAGCGCGGTGCCGGGCTTCAGCAGCCCTTCCTGGATGAGGCCGGTCAGCGTCTGCGCCAGCCGCTTGTAGAGCGGCCCGGTCAGCGCCTCGTCACGCAGGCCGCGGCTGTTCAGTTCCGCTATCAGACTGGTTCTATCCATGGGCGCACAATAGAACCTATATAGAACCAATCGGCAAGACGGAATCGAGCGCGGAACGAAAAAACCCTCGCCGGCGGACCAGCAAGGGTTTCATAGCGCTCAAATTTGGCAGCCGTGCGTCGACAGCGCCGCGCGTTTAAGAACGCGCGGCGCTGGAGGATGCTCAGTTCTTGGTGAAGATATAATCCGTCTCCTGGCGCAGCACTTCGCCGGGGCGCAGGACCGCATTCGGAAAACCTTGGTGATTGATGGCATCCGGCCAGACCTGTGTCTCCAGGCAAAAGCCGGCGAATGGGCCGTATTTGCGCCCGCCGATGCCGGGCGCCCCGACATCGAGCTTGAAGCCGGCATAGAACTGCACGCCTGGCTCCGTGCTGCGCACTTCCAGCGACACACCGGAATACAGGCTGCGGGCAAGCGCGACGCTCCGCTTGGCGGCACGCTCGCCCGACAGGCAGAAATTATGGTCGTAAAAGGCTTGTTGGCTGCCTACGAAACGCTTCATCGGCGCCATCTCGCGGAAATCGAATTCCGTACCCTCGACGGGACGGATCTCGCCGGTCGGCACCTGCTTCTCATCGGTCGGCAGATAGTGATCGGCGGCTATCATGATGTCATGGCCAAGCGCATCTTCGCGGCCGTCGAGATTGAAATAGGCGTGCTGGCAGACATTGGCGAGCGTCGGCTGGTCGCTGGTCGATTCGTAGGTGATCGACAGTTCACCATTGCCATGCACCCAGAACGTCGCCTGGATGGTGCAATTGCCGGGATAGCCGGCGCGCCCATCGGGATCGACGATCTTCAGCACCACGCGGTCGACGTCATGCTCGACGATCGTCCAATTGCGTTTGGCGATATTGTCGCTGCCGCCATGCAGATGCGTGACGCCGTTTTCATTCGGCTCGAGCTGATAGTCCTTGCCGTCAAGCGTGAACCTGCCGCCGCCGACGCGGTTGGCGCAGCGGCCGGGCGTCGCGCCGAAGTAGGACGAATAGAGAGGGTAGCTGTCAAAATCGTCGAAACCGAGTTGCAGCGGCGCGTCATGTCCCTCGAGGCGCAGATCCTGGATGACCGCGCCCCAGCTGATGATCTTGGCCGTCAGCCCGCCGCCCTTGATCACGACGCGATAGACGGTCTCGCCCGCCTGCGTCTGCCCGAAAACGTCCCGCTCCAACTTATCCGACATGATCGACCGTCCATTCTGTCCCTGCTGCACATTCCTCAATTCGGAATCGATTTGAGGAATGTGCAGCGATTGAAAGTGTGCATTGCACGTCCGACGAAGACGCGCGGTGTGGTAGGCTTCAGGACAGGAACCTGCCCGGATTTGCTTCGATCCGCAACCGGCGGATCAGAAAGAAGAGCCTCAGCAGTAGTGCGCGGCATCGGCTCGCAGCGCGATTGGCAACGGTCAGAGATCGGTGCCGATCTCTTCCACATCAAAGGGCGTGGTCTGGTAGATTTCGTTGATCCAGTTGCCGAACAAAAGATGCGCATGGCTGCGCCAGCGGTTCTGCGGCGCAAGCGCCGGATCGTTATGCGGGAAGTAATTGTGCGGCATCTTGATCGGCACCCCGGCATTGACGTCGCGGAAATACTCGTCGGAAAGCGAGGTGGAATCATATTCGACATGGTTGAACATGTAGAGCCGCCGGCCTCTCTTCTCGTGCACGAGGCAGACGCCCATTTCGCTGGACTCCATCAGGATCTCCAGGCTTTCGGATTTCTCGATATCGGCGCGGCGCACCTCGGTCCAGCGCGACACCGGCACTTCGAAATTGTCGGAAAAGCCGTTGAGATAGATCGAGGAAGGCTTCAGGTTCCGGTGGCGGTAGACGCCGAAGGCCTTCTCTTTCAGCTCGTATTTCGGAACGCCGTGAAAATGATAGACCGCCGCCATCGCGCCCCAGCAGACGTTCATCGTCGAATGGACATTCGTTTCCGTCCAGTCGAGAATCTCCTTCATCTCCGGCCAATAGGTGACGTCCTCATAGGGCAAAAGCTCGATCGGCGCCCCGGTGATGATGAAGCCGTCGAACTTGCGGTGCTTCACCTCCTCCCAGGTCTGGTAGAAGGCAAGAAGATGATCCTCGGACGTATTCTTCGCCTTGTGGCCGCCGATGCGAATGAGCGACAGCTCCACCTGCAGCGGCGAGGCGCCGACGAGGCGGGCCATCTGCAGTTCGGTCTTGATCTTGTTCGGCATGAGGTTGAGCAGCCCGATCTGCAACGGTCGGATATCCTGACGGATCGCCAACGTCTCGGTCATCACCCGCACACCCTCCTGAACCAGGGTTTCGAAGGCGGGCAGCGTATCGGGGATCTTGATGGGCATTGCGGACACTCGATCAAAAACAAAAAACCGGCGGCGACAAAAATCGCTACCGGTCCGCACGCGGCCCTTTAGCGACTTTTTTAACGTGGCTGCAAGCCGGCCGGCCAAATCACCACGGAGGCCTTAATTAGACCCAGTCGGATTGCGAATCAACTGGCGAATACATGCAGGAGAGACTCATGCAAGCATCATCACACTTTAATGACTGATAGAATCTGTTGATAGACCGGTAACGCCACCATGTTATTTATAAGGGTATGGGCGATTTGGAAAAGCGTAATGGCAGATAAAATCGAGGGGAGGCCGGGCATCCGGAGGCAGGATAGGGTAGGGTATGATTTAAGCCTGACATATCGCCTCGGCGTCATGTTCTCAGCATTCTGGAATTCGGAAGTGCGTGGCAAGGTGCTGTTTCTGGCGACCGTGCTGATCCTCGTTATCCTGGCGACGTCCTACGGCC
The Rhizobium leguminosarum DNA segment above includes these coding regions:
- a CDS encoding DUF1839 family protein, which codes for MGLSKSMTSVFSGVFSGIDPETYRAHALHSGERAWPETNCYVDLWIEVLATSGVAPEAMLGFTLTQDFEGDQFTFFKVPLEDLEALYGIRATELAIYDRVERHVEVQIARGRLCLIEMDSFYMPDTRGTAYRQEHGKTTVAINRLDVAAKRVDYFHNAGYFRLEGEDFDGLFQRHLTENDPPFLPYTEFARFPEKPADEAHLRATARRLAGFHFARCPRENPIHAFASVFPQQVEAVAERPFGFFHKYAFNTLRQVGANFELAADYLTWLSPGEFAAAAEHAGRISEVAKSVQFQLARAVTRKKFEPLQAALDPAADAWDSMMASLAGRI
- a CDS encoding amino acid--[acyl-carrier-protein] ligase encodes the protein MDMQTSFLDRLFESGLLIDTGIDGLYGRSGQFEDVIAAFERLIDTFGGADGAEAMRFPPGMNRAFFEKSGYMKSFPQLAGTVHSFCGSELDHVSLLQCMEVGEDWTKGQEATDIVLTPAACYPLYPTIAKRGNLPATGGLFDLQSYCFRHEPSKDPARQQLFRMREYVCMGTELHVTDFRQRWMDRGVEMMKAVGLEVTIDVANDPFFGRAGKMLANNQRDQNLKFELLIPITSAANPTACMSFNYHQDAFGTKWGLNLEDGSVAHTACVGFGLERIALALFHHHGLDVKQWPASVRKALWG
- a CDS encoding acyl-CoA dehydrogenase family protein — encoded protein: MNFPVKIMQDGLVTRVARVAEIAAKHADTVDAEARFPREAVDAMKAEGLLGIQVPRHLGGESASITEIAELCSMLGQACAASAMVFAMHHIKLSSLVEHGADSEWHRSFMRRIAAEQLLIASATTEGGIGGNLRNSICAVEVDGDTCRLEKDATVISYGSHADAILITSRAHAQAASSDQVLTAFLKDQYTLDKTHVWNTLGMRGTCSDGFLFKGEAPACQILPKPFAEIAAQSMLASSHLLWSGVWYGIAVDAVVRAQAFVRAAARKAPDAQPPGALRLAEVSNLLQMVKSNVVAGLKAYEDAKADADRLSSMGFAVAMNNVKIASSETILEIVNHAMLICGIMGYKNGTPFSLGRHLRDAHSAQLMISNDRILGNTSSMLLVHKQDTSLLG
- a CDS encoding acyl carrier protein; this encodes MNKAIRDLVAKFGKLPGSIDQVADDADLYAAGLTSFASVQLMLGLEEAFDIEFPDNLLNRKSFASISAIARTVDLIRDGRKVA
- a CDS encoding lysine-2,3-aminomutase-like protein; translated protein: MNVVKPIKSVDDLVKAGLVAPADRVALEEVAARYAVALTPAISKLIDRADPDDPIARQFVPDAAELTIAPEERADPIGDHAHSRVEGIVHRYPDRVLLKAVHVCPVYCRFCFRREMVGPQGLGTLDAAAMQAAFDYIRRHEEIWEVILTGGDPLVLSPRRLGEIMEALAGIAHVKIIRFHTRVPVVDPEKIDAALIAALKASGKTVYVALHANHPRELTPEARAACGRLVDAGIAMVSQSVLLKGVNDDADVLAKLMKAFVEIRVKPYYLHHPDLAPGTSHFRVTIEEGQEIVAALRGRISGLCQPAYILDIPGGHGKAVISGSAMRATGDGCYSVTDYRGGEHSYPPAD
- the epmA gene encoding EF-P lysine aminoacylase EpmA; protein product: MNSSAKASPWWTPSVHADRRRFLIGRNAIQAALRGFFAREDFIEVDTAVLQVSPGNEAHLHAFATEALTTDGQKAPFYLHTSPEFACKKLLAAGEERISCFAHVYRNRERGPLHHPEFTMLEWYRAGEGYESLMMDCVRILALATETVKTGKLAYRGGESDPFAGPERISIAEAFERHAGVDLLASVAADGSTDRDHLAAELRRVGVRVAEDDGWADLFSRVLVEKIEPRLGFGRITILDEYPISEAALARPSARDPRVAERFELYACGVELANGFGELTDAAEQRRRFEIEMAEKARVYGETYPIDEDFLAALSLMPEASGIALGFDRLVMLATGASRIDQVLWAPVAEVGR
- the efp gene encoding elongation factor P, with protein sequence MVKVIASSVRKGNVLDVDGKLYVVLTAQNFHPGKGTPVTQVDMRRIVDGVKVSERWRTTEQVERAFVEDVNHQFLYEDGEGFHFMNPQNYDQVVVDVDTMGDDKAYLQEGMTCVLSMHEGIALAIQMPRHVTLEIMETEPVVKGQTASSSYKPAILSNGVRAMVPPHINAGTRVVIATEDNSYVERAKD
- a CDS encoding SIS domain-containing protein, whose translation is MTDITDAYFSNLIGRLEELKQTLAEPMAQAAAVILDAARGDKRVYVFGTGHSHMLAEEVHYRAGGLAFTVPVLVGSAMLHEGAVISSVYERTQGLVRPMLERYGMQPGDVIIIASNSGVNAAPIEAADYAREIGAKVIAITSIAYSSAIANGRRRLADVADVVLDNGLPPGDAVLDLEGTGLRVGPVSTAVGVTVINAIFAEVASELSKSGDAPIYLSANMPGAAEINQKLVKKYRPRNPHL